From Sulfurovum xiamenensis, a single genomic window includes:
- a CDS encoding glycosyl transferase, protein MADFFQNGLITTLQNLSNRTLEEMEAELEKFSQRHNMVLLLPALYSEFETPAMKQILKELKGVKYLYKIILGLDRATKEEFENVKMIMATLDVRVDVLWNDGPNVQKLYHEFNDLGFNSIKIKGKGRNVWTMLGYALADKNAFAFALHDCDIVNYSREVPARLFYPIIHPALDFEFNKGYYSRVTDKLHGRVTRLFYTPLIKALKNTYGESAYLNYMDSFRYALSGEFAFTRTLARGIRISPTWGLEVSTLSEVYDKTSVRRICQTEIMDSYEHKHQELRGENPAQELEGGVAKMAIDIAQTIFRVMTQSGVTFSKESLTTLRSSFFHESRKAISRYDAVAKFNALNFDRKKEIDAVETFDTALKEACESFLADPLGVPSLSAWTSIRSVCPEISERFKATVNKDNASC, encoded by the coding sequence ATGGCAGATTTTTTTCAGAACGGATTGATCACAACACTACAAAACCTCTCAAACAGAACACTTGAAGAGATGGAGGCTGAACTAGAAAAATTCTCACAAAGACACAATATGGTACTACTTCTGCCTGCGCTCTATTCTGAATTTGAAACACCTGCTATGAAACAGATCCTTAAAGAACTGAAAGGGGTCAAATATCTTTATAAGATCATTTTGGGTTTGGACAGGGCAACGAAAGAGGAGTTTGAAAATGTCAAAATGATCATGGCTACCCTTGATGTGAGGGTAGATGTACTTTGGAATGATGGTCCTAACGTTCAAAAACTCTACCATGAGTTTAATGATCTGGGGTTTAACAGTATTAAGATCAAAGGAAAAGGTCGAAATGTATGGACAATGTTGGGTTATGCCCTTGCAGATAAAAATGCTTTTGCCTTTGCACTGCATGATTGTGACATTGTTAACTACAGTCGTGAAGTGCCTGCACGACTTTTTTACCCGATCATTCACCCGGCATTGGATTTTGAATTTAACAAAGGCTACTACTCACGTGTGACAGACAAACTGCATGGACGTGTAACAAGACTCTTTTATACGCCGCTGATCAAAGCACTTAAAAATACCTATGGAGAGAGTGCCTATTTAAACTATATGGATAGTTTCAGGTATGCACTCTCAGGAGAATTTGCCTTTACACGTACACTTGCGAGGGGTATTCGTATCTCTCCTACTTGGGGCTTAGAGGTCTCAACACTGAGTGAAGTCTATGATAAAACCTCTGTACGACGTATTTGTCAGACAGAGATCATGGATAGTTATGAGCATAAACACCAGGAACTCAGAGGAGAAAACCCTGCCCAAGAGCTTGAAGGCGGTGTAGCAAAGATGGCCATAGATATTGCCCAAACTATTTTCAGGGTTATGACGCAGAGTGGGGTGACATTTTCCAAAGAGTCACTCACCACACTACGAAGCTCATTTTTTCATGAGAGCAGAAAAGCCATCTCACGCTATGATGCTGTAGCGAAATTCAATGCTTTGAATTTTGATAGGAAAAAAGAGATAGATGCCGTTGAGACATTTGATACCGCACTCAAAGAGGCATGTGAAAGTTTTCTTGCTGATCCTCTTGGGGTTCCTTCCCTTTCAGCATGGACCAGTATACGTTCTGTATGTCCAGAGATATCGGAACGCTTTAAAGCAACTGTCAATAAGGATAATGCTTCATGTTAG
- the galU gene encoding UTP--glucose-1-phosphate uridylyltransferase GalU, giving the protein MIKKCLFPAAGYGTRFLPATKATPKEMLPILTKPLIQYGVEEASDAGMDVMAIITGRGKRALVEHFDISYELEHQIKGSSKEDLLKSTREMMDKCTFTFTRQKEMLGLGHAILKGEPLIGNEPFGVILADDLCVNEEGDNVLAQLVKIYEKYKCCVVAIQEVPKEETYKYGVIDGKEIQDDVFMISDMVEKPDPEDAPSNLAIIGRYILTPDIFRTIEETKTGKNGELQITDALMNHAKKGMVLAYKFKGKRFDCGSVDGFVQATNYFYDKLKQETE; this is encoded by the coding sequence ATGATTAAAAAATGTTTATTTCCCGCTGCCGGATACGGTACACGCTTTTTACCTGCGACCAAAGCCACACCAAAAGAGATGCTTCCTATCTTGACCAAACCACTGATACAGTATGGGGTAGAAGAGGCAAGTGATGCCGGTATGGATGTCATGGCGATCATTACAGGGCGTGGTAAAAGGGCGTTGGTAGAACATTTTGATATCTCTTATGAGCTGGAGCATCAAATCAAAGGAAGTTCCAAAGAAGATCTACTGAAGAGTACAAGGGAGATGATGGATAAATGTACCTTTACGTTTACCAGACAAAAAGAGATGTTGGGACTTGGCCATGCGATTTTAAAAGGTGAGCCTTTGATAGGTAATGAGCCTTTTGGTGTGATCTTGGCAGATGATCTCTGTGTGAATGAGGAGGGGGACAATGTTCTAGCCCAATTGGTAAAGATCTATGAGAAGTATAAATGTTGTGTGGTTGCCATTCAGGAAGTGCCTAAAGAAGAGACGTATAAATATGGTGTGATCGATGGAAAAGAGATCCAGGATGATGTTTTTATGATCTCCGATATGGTGGAAAAACCAGACCCTGAAGATGCTCCTTCAAATCTGGCGATCATTGGACGATATATTCTCACACCTGATATTTTTCGAACCATTGAAGAGACAAAAACCGGTAAGAACGGTGAATTACAAATTACTGATGCTTTGATGAATCATGCCAAAAAAGGTATGGTATTGGCTTACAAGTTTAAAGGGAAACGCTTTGACTGTGGGAGTGTCGACGGTTTTGTGCAAGCCACCAACTATTTTTATGATAAGTTGAAACAAGAAACTGAATGA
- a CDS encoding glucose-6-phosphate isomerase has product MIKNKLYFSAISKRAEEKAFDAIVEEQKSIGYYALPDQDIGPILEYCSSIPETIETIAVIGIGGSSLGAKAVYEFIKPVKELSRKLYFFESTDPININELLSKCDMNKTHFLVISKSGSTVETFSIYKYIYSLQQDPSFYTFITDPGSPLEKYALEIEASVLYLPDNVGGRFSVLSTVGLVPLALCGIDIKDLLTGAQMIKERFFDRGYVYDMLLEKAVYYAENHAQYSINCIFAYSETLKYFCQWYVQLWGESLGKHQRNSAFHVGLTPIGLIGPEDQHSFLQLIMEGTRDKSVTFIKIEDFHDDTTIPDITLPHLEMLDTLNNLPFSKLINMQCDSVIEALLDQNNIPLDTITIQSVTESNIGSLIFYYELLTSLVGELIDVNTYDQPGVEAGKIILKSKLQEL; this is encoded by the coding sequence ATGATAAAAAACAAACTCTATTTTAGTGCAATCAGTAAAAGAGCAGAAGAGAAGGCATTTGATGCCATTGTGGAAGAACAAAAGAGTATAGGATATTATGCTTTGCCAGACCAGGACATTGGTCCCATACTTGAGTATTGTAGCAGTATTCCTGAGACTATAGAGACGATCGCGGTGATTGGGATCGGTGGAAGTTCTTTAGGTGCCAAGGCGGTCTATGAATTCATCAAACCGGTCAAAGAGCTCTCAAGGAAACTCTATTTTTTTGAAAGTACCGATCCTATAAATATCAATGAACTGCTCTCCAAATGTGATATGAATAAGACACATTTTTTGGTCATCTCCAAATCAGGAAGTACGGTAGAGACCTTTTCCATCTATAAATATATCTATTCTTTACAACAGGATCCCTCTTTTTATACTTTTATCACCGATCCGGGTTCTCCACTTGAAAAATATGCGCTAGAGATAGAAGCTTCTGTACTCTATCTTCCCGATAATGTAGGCGGTAGGTTCTCAGTGCTTTCAACGGTAGGGTTGGTACCTTTGGCACTATGTGGTATTGATATCAAGGATCTGTTAACTGGTGCACAAATGATCAAAGAGCGGTTCTTTGATAGAGGATATGTGTATGATATGCTGCTTGAAAAAGCGGTCTATTATGCTGAAAATCATGCACAGTACAGTATTAACTGTATTTTTGCCTATTCAGAAACACTGAAATACTTTTGTCAATGGTATGTGCAGCTCTGGGGAGAGAGTTTGGGAAAACACCAGCGTAACAGTGCTTTTCATGTAGGGCTTACACCTATCGGTCTGATCGGTCCTGAAGACCAACACTCTTTTTTACAGCTGATCATGGAAGGTACCAGAGATAAATCGGTCACTTTTATCAAGATCGAAGATTTTCATGACGATACCACAATACCAGACATTACACTACCGCATTTGGAAATGCTTGACACTCTAAACAATCTTCCTTTTTCTAAACTGATCAATATGCAGTGTGATTCTGTGATCGAAGCATTGTTGGATCAAAATAATATCCCTTTAGATACGATCACTATTCAAAGTGTGACAGAGTCAAATATCGGCTCTTTGATCTTCTATTATGAACTGCTTACATCTTTGGTGGGAGAACTGATAGATGTAAATACCTATGATCAGCCGGGCGTAGAAGCAGGAAAAATTATTCTGAAGAGTAAATTGCAAGAATTGTGA
- a CDS encoding glycerate kinase type-2 family protein codes for MSNIKLLTQIYNQALKAVKADTIIQNNITLNEKDLTICNTAYPLKKINKLYLFSVGKAGLGMAKAAEKILGSLIQGGVAISHQEGQCSFIEHHTSTHPLVSQKSIEGANKLIEAMQTMGKDDFFIFCLSGGASAMIEKPIEGICLENFQKISSALLGSGIDIQTLNSVRKAISQIKGGKLADHTKAKGVVLVLSDVIGDDLNTIGSAPMMNGKVPHHIIGNNTIGLNEAKKYIRSKVDKVKIVTNTLNGTSKGAAKYLAKKIEAYDKKYDSFCLLFGGETTTEVKGTGKGGRNQELALRLLNKVLVSEKISILIAGSDGIDGNSPATGAFLETDIYKKMKKKGLDPKIYLKNSDSYTFFNALDADFSIGPTGTNVMDFIIILKK; via the coding sequence ATGTCTAATATAAAATTACTCACACAGATCTATAACCAGGCACTTAAAGCGGTAAAAGCTGATACGATCATTCAAAACAATATCACCCTGAATGAAAAAGATCTCACCATTTGCAACACTGCCTATCCTTTGAAAAAGATCAACAAACTGTACCTCTTTTCCGTGGGGAAAGCAGGATTGGGTATGGCAAAGGCTGCAGAGAAGATCTTAGGCTCTCTGATACAAGGAGGTGTAGCCATTTCACATCAGGAAGGTCAATGCAGCTTCATTGAACATCATACTTCAACCCATCCTTTGGTTTCACAAAAGAGTATAGAGGGCGCAAATAAATTGATCGAAGCAATGCAGACAATGGGCAAAGATGATTTTTTCATCTTTTGTCTATCAGGTGGGGCTTCAGCTATGATCGAGAAACCGATTGAGGGTATCTGTTTAGAGAACTTTCAAAAAATTTCCTCCGCATTACTGGGATCAGGTATTGATATTCAGACACTCAATAGTGTACGAAAAGCCATATCTCAGATCAAAGGCGGCAAGCTGGCTGATCATACAAAGGCTAAAGGAGTGGTTCTAGTATTGAGTGATGTGATCGGTGATGACCTTAATACTATTGGTTCGGCCCCGATGATGAACGGCAAAGTACCTCACCATATTATCGGGAACAATACGATTGGCTTAAACGAGGCAAAAAAATATATCAGATCCAAAGTGGATAAGGTCAAGATAGTCACCAATACACTTAATGGAACCTCTAAGGGGGCTGCTAAATATCTTGCTAAGAAAATAGAAGCATATGACAAGAAATATGATTCTTTTTGTTTGCTTTTTGGCGGAGAGACAACCACAGAGGTGAAGGGAACGGGTAAAGGAGGTAGAAACCAGGAATTAGCTCTAAGACTACTGAACAAAGTTTTGGTCTCGGAGAAGATCTCGATCTTGATCGCTGGAAGTGACGGTATCGATGGGAATTCACCTGCGACAGGAGCCTTTTTAGAAACTGATATCTACAAAAAAATGAAAAAAAAGGGCTTGGATCCGAAAATCTATTTAAAAAACAGTGACAGTTACACGTTTTTTAACGCACTGGATGCTGACTTTTCCATAGGTCCTACAGGAACGAATGTTATGGATTTTATCATTATATTAAAAAAATAA
- a CDS encoding sugar phosphorylase → MLERDSKERLNLIKYSLENIYSQADAALAYDAVVTLIKEYQGKVESKPYVMSEKDVILITYGDQIFHEGETALATLHRFLKEYVQDCINSVHILPFYPYSSDDGFSIVDYKAVCPLKGSWKNIKALNQDHRLMFDGVINHMSQLSHWFEKFLANDPEYYDFFTELDPSLDLSAVVRPRTTPLLTEFIDDEGSIRHVWTTFSADQVDLNYANYKVLLKVLDVLLSYIERGASLIRLDAIAFIWKEIGTNCVHLPQTHELIQMMREVIHAVAPEIIIITETNVPHDENISYFGNGSDEAHMVYNFALPPLLAFSILSGDTTKLTAWAKTLKLPSDMVCFFNFTASHDGIGVRAVSNILDKDELNFLVNSCKAHGGLVSYRSVGGEEKSPYELNCSYIDILTSPDEDDTLRLKRMILSQAVVLAMPGVPGIYFHSLVGSRNYHEAVRKTRRNRAINREKLNFDNIKEELSEEGSLRNNLFKRYKQLISIRIHEPCFDPFAKFEFLALGKEIFAIKHYGKESNEFLIALHNFQKTEVEVDLSPYKEGVLMDIISHRQILEGKFIMQPYEILWLKPLKEGEKKND, encoded by the coding sequence ATGTTAGAAAGAGATAGTAAAGAAAGATTGAACCTCATTAAATATTCTCTTGAGAATATTTACAGCCAAGCAGATGCCGCTTTGGCATATGATGCTGTAGTTACACTGATCAAGGAGTACCAAGGGAAAGTTGAAAGTAAACCTTATGTAATGAGTGAAAAAGATGTGATACTCATCACCTACGGTGATCAGATCTTTCATGAAGGAGAAACGGCATTAGCTACACTTCACCGATTTTTAAAGGAGTATGTACAAGACTGCATTAACAGTGTACATATTTTGCCATTTTACCCTTACTCCAGTGATGATGGTTTTTCAATTGTTGATTACAAGGCCGTCTGTCCCTTAAAAGGTTCATGGAAAAATATTAAAGCACTGAATCAGGATCACCGTCTTATGTTTGATGGTGTGATCAACCATATGAGCCAACTGAGTCACTGGTTTGAGAAGTTCCTAGCCAATGATCCTGAATATTATGACTTTTTTACCGAACTTGATCCTTCACTCGATCTATCGGCGGTGGTACGCCCCCGAACTACTCCTCTGCTCACCGAGTTCATTGATGATGAAGGGAGTATTCGTCATGTTTGGACAACGTTCAGTGCTGATCAAGTAGACTTGAATTATGCGAACTATAAAGTATTACTAAAAGTCCTCGATGTATTACTTTCGTATATAGAAAGAGGTGCATCGCTGATAAGACTTGATGCCATTGCTTTTATCTGGAAAGAGATAGGTACAAACTGTGTGCATCTACCACAGACCCATGAATTGATACAAATGATGCGCGAGGTGATCCATGCAGTGGCTCCTGAGATCATTATCATTACAGAGACCAATGTACCACACGATGAAAATATCTCCTATTTCGGCAATGGATCTGATGAAGCACATATGGTGTACAACTTTGCCCTGCCTCCGCTCTTGGCCTTTTCTATTTTATCAGGAGACACGACTAAATTGACAGCCTGGGCCAAGACATTAAAACTTCCAAGTGACATGGTCTGTTTTTTTAATTTTACAGCAAGTCATGATGGTATCGGTGTACGAGCAGTGAGTAATATTCTTGATAAGGATGAATTAAACTTTTTGGTCAACTCTTGCAAAGCACATGGTGGTTTAGTTTCGTATCGTAGTGTGGGTGGGGAGGAGAAATCTCCTTATGAGTTAAACTGTAGCTATATAGATATTTTAACCAGTCCTGATGAGGATGATACATTGCGACTCAAACGTATGATCCTTTCTCAAGCCGTTGTTTTGGCAATGCCAGGGGTTCCAGGTATCTATTTTCATTCACTTGTAGGATCACGAAATTATCATGAAGCAGTAAGAAAAACGAGACGAAACCGAGCCATCAATCGTGAGAAATTAAATTTTGACAATATCAAAGAGGAGCTGAGTGAAGAGGGGAGTCTACGAAATAATTTGTTTAAACGTTATAAACAACTTATTTCGATACGTATTCATGAACCCTGTTTTGACCCTTTTGCCAAGTTCGAATTTTTGGCACTTGGCAAAGAGATCTTCGCTATAAAACATTATGGTAAAGAGAGTAATGAGTTTCTTATCGCACTGCACAATTTCCAAAAAACGGAAGTTGAAGTGGATCTTTCACCCTATAAAGAAGGTGTCCTGATGGATATTATTTCTCATCGACAAATATTAGAAGGAAAATTTATCATGCAACCCTATGAGATATTGTGGCTGAAACCATTAAAAGAAGGAGAAAAGAAAAATGATTAA
- a CDS encoding EAL domain-containing protein has protein sequence MFRKIFVVLLLSAVTSYATVTLTDETDKYDHFTLRYFYDESSTLGIHDIEKIECTKVIPNQFSQGYYSGTAWLKLNVTNHSDSKDYVLYFTEPFWSTLDLYTKMNDTWTIQKNGLKVSLQERSIQNYNPAYKLHILPGESVTYYIKGQTLSGHIGEFMIFTEDEFFRPNRIDITDIYIIYASILFIIILFSMYNLIVIKNRIFAYYIAYILSFIVFIAMKSGFYLEFGFPGWSQGLHVVGTIVVFFLVLFSGRFLELKTRMPMIDKLFRLSAAIFLLFALLISQDTPFACLAFNIYSSLFFTLLLVVAVKALYQGLIGARYYLIALIIYMPAMGMMTLTFNGLLDNTDINRYAFLVGSFIEIIFFTIILTNKYRELNLKKLQKQKILLKAKKSNQKFLETKIQQKTNDLLSINQQLLKKTQELEITKEQLTRDIQERTEAEKEIEKQKDILHHQANHDSLTGLPNRALFNIRLKQGIKKAKKQEKGLALFFIDLDKFKEINDSLGHDVGDRVLKIITAILKSSIRKEDTLARLAGDEFTIIMEDITYSEDVSKLGHAILNMFAKPIHVDEHVLYITSSIGISLYPQDANNEKDLLKYADTAMYRAKESGRNNFQFYRPEMTKHALEQMQMKTSLRQAIDNEEFIIHYQPQVDIATDTLVGIEALLRWQHPSKGLLTPKKFISLAEETGMILEIDDWVMHTTMKQVSKWYHDGLDPGKLALNISMRHLEAPNFIYRIQNTMDSYGFKPEWLELEITEGHMMKNAMEIINKLKQVSKLGINISIDDFGTGYSSLSLLKRLPINRLKIDKSFIEDIPEDEEDLTIINSIIALAKSLNLKVIAEGVETIEQINFLKSKKCKYVQGHYYFYPMSADELQEILLTNNE, from the coding sequence ATGTTTAGAAAAATCTTCGTTGTATTACTTTTATCTGCAGTGACATCGTATGCCACAGTCACACTTACCGATGAAACAGATAAATATGACCACTTTACACTCCGCTATTTTTATGATGAGAGCAGTACTCTGGGTATTCATGACATTGAAAAGATAGAGTGTACAAAGGTCATACCCAATCAATTTTCTCAAGGATATTATTCGGGAACAGCATGGTTAAAACTCAATGTGACCAATCATAGCGACAGTAAAGATTATGTCCTTTATTTTACAGAACCTTTTTGGTCAACGTTGGACCTGTATACTAAAATGAATGATACATGGACTATACAAAAAAATGGTCTCAAAGTAAGCCTTCAAGAAAGAAGTATTCAAAACTATAATCCCGCCTATAAACTACATATCTTACCGGGTGAAAGTGTGACATACTATATAAAAGGTCAGACACTTTCCGGACATATTGGTGAATTTATGATCTTCACTGAAGACGAGTTTTTTAGACCCAACCGTATCGATATTACTGACATCTACATCATCTATGCTTCTATCTTATTCATTATAATCCTCTTCAGTATGTATAACCTGATCGTCATTAAAAATCGTATCTTTGCTTATTACATTGCATATATACTCTCTTTTATTGTCTTTATCGCTATGAAAAGTGGGTTTTACTTAGAGTTCGGTTTTCCCGGCTGGAGTCAAGGTCTGCATGTCGTAGGTACGATCGTTGTATTCTTTCTGGTACTATTCTCAGGCCGTTTTTTGGAGTTAAAAACACGTATGCCAATGATCGATAAGCTCTTTAGATTATCTGCAGCCATTTTTTTACTGTTTGCACTGCTGATATCACAGGATACCCCTTTTGCCTGTTTAGCATTTAACATCTATTCATCATTGTTCTTTACCCTCCTCCTTGTGGTTGCGGTCAAAGCCTTGTATCAAGGTCTTATCGGTGCCAGATACTATCTCATTGCACTGATCATCTATATGCCTGCTATGGGTATGATGACTTTGACCTTTAATGGTCTCTTGGACAATACAGACATAAATAGATACGCTTTTCTTGTAGGTTCTTTTATTGAGATTATCTTCTTTACAATTATCTTGACCAACAAGTACCGTGAACTGAATCTCAAGAAGTTACAAAAACAAAAGATACTTTTAAAAGCAAAAAAGAGCAATCAAAAGTTTTTAGAAACGAAGATCCAACAAAAAACCAATGACCTTCTTAGTATAAATCAACAATTATTAAAGAAAACGCAAGAGCTTGAGATCACTAAAGAGCAGTTGACCAGAGATATACAGGAACGTACAGAAGCTGAAAAAGAAATAGAAAAACAAAAAGATATCTTACATCACCAAGCCAATCATGATTCACTTACTGGACTTCCTAACCGTGCACTATTTAACATTCGCTTAAAACAAGGGATCAAAAAGGCAAAAAAACAAGAGAAAGGGTTGGCACTCTTTTTTATCGACTTGGATAAATTTAAAGAGATCAATGACTCCTTGGGTCATGATGTGGGAGACAGAGTACTAAAAATCATAACGGCCATACTCAAAAGTTCCATCCGAAAAGAAGATACACTTGCCCGTTTGGCCGGAGATGAATTTACGATCATCATGGAAGATATAACCTATTCAGAAGATGTATCTAAATTAGGACATGCCATTCTCAATATGTTTGCTAAACCCATACATGTTGATGAGCATGTATTATATATAACAAGCAGTATCGGTATCAGTCTTTATCCCCAAGATGCAAATAATGAGAAAGACCTTCTAAAGTATGCTGATACGGCAATGTATAGGGCAAAAGAAAGCGGACGTAACAATTTTCAGTTCTATAGACCTGAAATGACTAAACATGCTCTGGAACAAATGCAGATGAAAACCAGTTTACGTCAAGCCATTGACAACGAAGAGTTTATAATTCACTATCAACCGCAGGTCGATATCGCTACCGATACATTGGTGGGGATCGAGGCACTGTTGCGATGGCAGCATCCAAGCAAAGGTCTGCTAACACCTAAAAAATTTATTTCATTGGCAGAAGAGACTGGTATGATACTTGAAATTGATGACTGGGTAATGCATACAACTATGAAACAGGTTTCCAAATGGTATCATGACGGTTTAGACCCAGGGAAACTTGCATTAAATATTTCCATGAGACACTTAGAAGCTCCTAATTTCATCTATAGAATTCAAAACACTATGGACAGTTATGGTTTCAAACCAGAGTGGCTGGAATTGGAAATCACAGAAGGTCATATGATGAAAAATGCTATGGAGATCATTAATAAACTCAAACAGGTCAGTAAACTGGGAATCAATATTTCCATCGACGACTTCGGAACAGGATACTCCTCCTTGTCTCTTTTAAAGCGTCTACCCATTAACAGACTTAAGATCGATAAATCATTTATTGAAGATATCCCTGAAGATGAAGAGGATCTTACTATTATTAACTCTATCATAGCACTTGCAAAGAGTCTAAATCTTAAGGTCATAGCAGAGGGTGTAGAGACGATAGAACAGATCAATTTTCTAAAAAGTAAAAAGTGTAAATATGTACAAGGACACTACTATTTTTACCCTATGTCTGCAGATGAACTGCAAGAGATACTTTTAACCAATAATGAATAG
- a CDS encoding DNA polymerase Y family protein, with protein MFLHIDIDSFFASAERSVDHRLKGIPMCVGSRSNLEIFNKKRTYIKLMNDNSGAFVTPVFYSDKKKTFESYFVDEIEGRKKIRGIVTTASYEARSCGVKTAMPIAQALQLCPQLTVVPSNYPLYHKLSHKIHAFISAHIPQVEQYSIDEFFGDVSGWKRDEEVYVFAQELQSKILEYFDIPVSIGIAKAKWIAKLATESAKPYGVYEVKDIDSYIEKIPIKEFPGIGKGFQKRLESHYISTLGDIKRHKTLFESWKKPGIQLYRRVTGTDNEGISSRGERKSIGISRTFDAIHDRDEIKRRIMIMARHIIYMVMAMEVNPTSYYLKIGYEYGGKAKKTLTVDRVFSETLFKSMLSEMYEEMVQPNKGAIKLTLNVSNFASLNLKTLSLIDFYEDSKEKQLHQNIHALRTRFGLDIIKTGNEF; from the coding sequence TTGTTTTTGCATATCGATATAGACAGTTTTTTTGCTTCTGCAGAACGTTCTGTAGACCATAGGCTTAAAGGTATACCTATGTGTGTAGGATCCCGTAGCAACCTTGAGATATTTAACAAGAAACGCACCTATATCAAGCTTATGAATGATAATTCAGGGGCCTTTGTGACTCCTGTATTCTACAGTGATAAAAAGAAAACATTCGAGTCTTATTTTGTAGATGAGATAGAGGGAAGAAAAAAGATACGGGGCATCGTGACCACTGCTAGTTATGAAGCTAGATCATGTGGGGTGAAGACAGCCATGCCCATTGCCCAGGCTTTACAGCTTTGTCCTCAGTTAACGGTCGTGCCTTCGAACTATCCGCTTTATCATAAGCTTTCTCATAAGATACATGCATTTATCTCTGCACATATACCCCAAGTAGAGCAGTATAGCATCGATGAGTTTTTCGGAGATGTCAGCGGATGGAAGAGAGATGAAGAGGTGTATGTTTTCGCTCAAGAGTTGCAGTCAAAGATACTTGAGTATTTTGATATTCCTGTTTCTATAGGTATTGCCAAAGCAAAATGGATCGCTAAACTGGCAACAGAATCTGCCAAGCCTTACGGTGTGTACGAAGTGAAGGATATAGATAGCTATATAGAAAAGATTCCTATCAAAGAGTTTCCGGGTATAGGAAAAGGATTTCAAAAGAGGCTTGAATCACATTATATCTCTACACTGGGCGATATAAAACGGCATAAAACACTTTTTGAATCATGGAAAAAACCCGGTATTCAACTTTATAGACGTGTCACAGGAACAGACAATGAAGGTATCAGCAGCAGAGGGGAGAGGAAGTCCATAGGGATCAGCCGTACGTTTGATGCCATACATGACCGTGATGAGATCAAGAGACGTATTATGATCATGGCAAGGCATATCATCTATATGGTGATGGCTATGGAGGTGAATCCTACAAGCTATTATCTGAAGATAGGGTATGAGTATGGTGGCAAAGCAAAAAAGACACTGACTGTGGACAGAGTCTTCTCTGAAACACTCTTTAAGTCCATGCTTTCAGAGATGTATGAAGAGATGGTCCAGCCCAATAAAGGGGCCATAAAACTGACGTTGAACGTTTCAAATTTTGCTTCACTTAACCTGAAGACACTTTCACTGATAGATTTTTATGAGGACAGTAAAGAAAAACAGTTACATCAAAATATACATGCGTTAAGAACACGTTTTGGACTAGATATCATCAAAACAGGAAATGAATTCTAA
- a CDS encoding HAD-IIB family hydrolase has protein sequence MKRLIFTDLDGTFLNHHNYSFEESFEALQKIKAAGVPLIFTTSKTKAEVEYLQEKVGISEPFIVENGAALFIPEGYQGFDLSFLEKYDDKRIMVFGKSYTKILEFYRRYKERCSMAGLSDMSDEEIVHLTGLNQRDVILAKQRDFTEPFILKDKTKLEALKKSAHTYGLKITKGGRFYHIMSEFQDKGIAVIKTIELFEDLYHERVSSIALGDSQNDTAMLEHVDIPILIQKYDGSYLETNVPHIQKSSYQGSKGWNEMVLKYV, from the coding sequence ATGAAACGATTAATATTTACCGATCTGGACGGTACTTTTTTAAATCATCATAATTACTCCTTTGAAGAGTCTTTCGAGGCACTGCAAAAAATCAAAGCAGCAGGGGTCCCTCTTATTTTTACAACCAGTAAAACGAAAGCTGAAGTTGAATATCTACAAGAAAAAGTTGGTATATCCGAACCTTTTATTGTTGAGAATGGCGCAGCACTTTTTATACCTGAAGGGTATCAAGGATTTGATCTGTCATTTCTAGAAAAGTATGATGATAAGAGAATCATGGTCTTTGGTAAATCATATACAAAAATTTTAGAATTCTATAGGCGCTACAAAGAGAGATGTAGTATGGCTGGTTTGAGTGATATGTCTGATGAAGAAATTGTACATTTAACCGGATTGAACCAGAGAGATGTGATCCTCGCAAAACAGCGTGACTTTACGGAACCATTTATTCTCAAAGATAAGACAAAATTAGAGGCATTAAAGAAGTCGGCTCACACTTATGGATTAAAAATCACGAAAGGCGGACGATTCTATCACATTATGAGTGAATTTCAGGATAAGGGAATTGCTGTGATCAAAACCATAGAACTTTTTGAAGATCTATATCATGAGAGAGTCAGTTCGATCGCTCTAGGTGACAGTCAAAACGATACTGCTATGCTTGAACATGTTGATATACCCATTTTGATTCAAAAATATGACGGAAGCTACCTTGAAACGAATGTACCCCATATACAAAAGTCAAGCTACCAAGGCAGTAAAGGTTGGAATGAGATGGTATTAAAATATGTCTAA